From the genome of Turicibacter faecis, one region includes:
- the miaB gene encoding tRNA (N6-isopentenyl adenosine(37)-C2)-methylthiotransferase MiaB, protein MNEQQKELSLQANTQKGEKDYSRYFQRPSIKDARKRSREQAHVHRDFAIEESIKNIGQGKKYLIQTYGCQMNEHDSEAIIGIAEELGYTKANSHEEADLIILNTCAIRENAENRVFGELGRLKPLKRTNPDLILGVCGCMSQEEKVVNQIMEKHQHVDLVFGTHNIYRLPEYIHNALMGKERVIEVWSQEGEIIENMPRTRQGHTKAWVNIMYGCDEFCTYCIVPYTRGKERSRLPEDIIAEIKHLAEEGYQEVTLLGQNVNAYGKDFKDHEYTFGDLLNDLHEIDIPRIRFTTSHPRDFDEKTINALAKRGNLMEHIHLPVQSGNNEVLKRMNRKYTREMYLQLVRDLKAAIPGVSITTDIIVGFPGETEEQFQETLSLVEEVGYEGAFTFIFSPREGTPAAKMEDNVSEAEKKDRLNRLNEAINRGFRAGNKRFEGQIVEVLVEGTSKNDDTMLAGYTRHNKLVNFKGDEKKIGQVVKVKITEAKTWHLTGEMVSDDSIN, encoded by the coding sequence ATGAACGAACAACAAAAGGAATTATCGTTACAAGCAAATACGCAAAAAGGGGAAAAGGACTATAGCCGTTATTTTCAACGTCCAAGCATTAAAGATGCTCGTAAGCGTAGTCGTGAACAGGCACATGTCCACCGTGATTTTGCCATTGAAGAATCAATTAAAAACATTGGACAAGGGAAAAAGTATTTAATTCAAACTTATGGATGTCAGATGAACGAACATGATTCTGAGGCTATTATTGGAATTGCAGAGGAGTTAGGATATACAAAGGCTAACTCTCATGAAGAGGCGGATTTAATTATTTTAAATACGTGTGCCATCCGTGAAAATGCTGAGAACCGTGTTTTTGGTGAGTTAGGGCGTTTAAAACCATTAAAACGAACAAATCCGGATTTAATATTAGGAGTTTGCGGATGTATGTCGCAAGAAGAAAAAGTCGTGAACCAAATCATGGAGAAACATCAACATGTCGATCTTGTTTTTGGAACACACAATATCTACCGCTTACCAGAATATATCCATAATGCCTTAATGGGGAAAGAGCGTGTCATTGAAGTGTGGTCTCAAGAAGGGGAAATCATTGAGAATATGCCACGTACTCGTCAAGGGCATACTAAGGCATGGGTAAATATTATGTATGGTTGCGATGAGTTCTGTACATACTGTATCGTTCCTTACACACGCGGTAAAGAACGAAGCCGCTTACCAGAGGATATCATTGCTGAGATTAAGCACTTAGCGGAAGAAGGATATCAAGAAGTAACCTTACTTGGACAAAATGTTAATGCCTATGGGAAAGACTTTAAAGACCATGAATACACATTTGGTGATTTATTAAATGACTTACATGAAATTGACATTCCACGTATTCGTTTTACGACATCTCATCCACGTGATTTTGATGAAAAGACGATTAATGCATTAGCAAAACGTGGAAACTTAATGGAACACATTCATTTACCTGTTCAGTCAGGAAATAATGAAGTGTTAAAACGTATGAACCGTAAATATACACGTGAGATGTACTTACAATTAGTACGCGACTTAAAAGCAGCTATTCCAGGGGTATCAATTACAACGGATATTATTGTTGGGTTCCCTGGGGAAACAGAAGAACAATTCCAAGAGACTTTATCATTAGTTGAAGAAGTAGGTTATGAAGGGGCCTTTACATTTATTTTCTCACCACGTGAAGGAACACCTGCTGCGAAAATGGAGGATAATGTTTCTGAAGCTGAGAAAAAGGATCGTTTAAACCGTTTAAATGAGGCTATTAACCGAGGATTCCGTGCAGGAAATAAACGATTCGAAGGTCAAATTGTAGAAGTTTTAGTTGAGGGAACAAGCAAAAACGATGATACAATGTTAGCAGGTTACACTCGTCATAATAAACTCGTTAACTTCAAAGGTGATGAGAAAAAGATTGGTCAAGTTGTTAAGGTTAAAATTACAGAGGCTAAAACATGGCACTTAACTGGGGAAATGGTATCGGATGATAGTATTAACTAA
- a CDS encoding YlbF family regulator, whose protein sequence is MIVLTNLPSFERLSEKLANDPVIERYVMLTKKVHQNKKLLAMYDEYIKKQKEVIKFDHYGKSNAKSQKENELKALEEELYNHPLFNEYIQIQIELNELFSTMAHIIQYKVNKHLSE, encoded by the coding sequence ATGATAGTATTAACTAATTTACCGTCTTTTGAGCGCTTGAGTGAAAAATTAGCGAATGATCCTGTGATTGAGCGATATGTTATGCTAACTAAAAAAGTTCATCAAAATAAAAAACTACTCGCCATGTATGACGAGTATATAAAGAAACAAAAGGAAGTTATAAAGTTTGACCATTATGGAAAATCTAATGCCAAATCTCAAAAAGAGAATGAGTTAAAAGCGTTAGAGGAGGAACTTTATAACCATCCTCTCTTTAATGAATATATTCAAATCCAAATTGAGTTAAATGAACTCTTTTCGACGATGGCTCATATAATACAGTATAAGGTTAATAAACATCTTAGTGAATAG
- the cotE gene encoding outer spore coat protein CotE — MNDIREIVTKAVIGKGKKRFKITSPLNDLRSPADSILGCWIINHKFGARKCDNAVDVKGMYDINVWYSFADNTQTEVARQTIEYDDQVNVHRTIRDCLYEGDEVIARTIQQPTCVDARIEDGEIVVEVEFEIVVEVIGETKMRVSILGPVENDVDTDDEDDEIDQQINPNFLKSSPFRGE, encoded by the coding sequence ATGAATGATATTCGTGAAATTGTAACAAAAGCCGTGATTGGTAAAGGGAAAAAAAGATTTAAAATCACATCACCTCTTAATGATTTAAGAAGTCCTGCAGATAGTATTTTAGGGTGCTGGATCATTAATCATAAATTTGGAGCTAGAAAATGTGATAATGCTGTTGATGTAAAAGGTATGTATGATATTAACGTATGGTACTCATTTGCGGATAATACGCAAACAGAAGTGGCGCGTCAAACTATTGAATATGATGACCAAGTTAATGTTCATCGTACAATTCGTGATTGTTTATATGAAGGTGATGAAGTCATTGCTAGAACGATTCAACAACCAACTTGTGTGGATGCAAGAATTGAAGATGGTGAAATTGTGGTTGAAGTTGAGTTCGAAATTGTGGTTGAAGTCATCGGGGAAACAAAAATGCGCGTTTCAATCTTAGGACCTGTTGAAAACGATGTTGATACAGATGATGAAGATGATGAAATCGATCAACAAATTAACCCGAACTTTTTGAAAAGTTCACCTTTTAGAGGAGAATAA
- the mutS gene encoding DNA mismatch repair protein MutS, which translates to MRNKNEYTPMMQQYLTIKENYQDAFVFFRLGDFYELFFEDAQLASKELEIALTGREAGTAERVPMCGVPHHSADTYMNRLIERGYKVAVCEQVEDPTSAKGVVRREVVRLLTPGTVMNQTALNEKENNFILSVFSCPDAYTVAYCDLSTGENYAMRLPKEDQLLVGELISLGCKEIVVGADVNIQMFDNLRALKHLVLSMEESCEIPIEYQLLAQEIKDEGLRNAFGRLINYLTRTQKGALGHLQPISLTKNDSYLSIDYNSRRNLELTETIRSKARQGSLLWLLDKTKTAMGSRLLKQWIERPSIDKGVIEERLDVVEAFMNDFMLKEELKQHLDEVYDLERVSGRIGFGNANARDLLQLNSSLLQIPMIKTLLSTLPMPTIQQQLDKLEDCTDITSVLSKALVDNPPLSIKEGGIIKEGYNETLDEYRYIVSHGKEWILALEAAEREKTGIRSLKIKYNKVFGYYIEISKANLHLIPDDAGYERKQTLVNAERFITKELKEKENLILNAEEKSIQLEYELFLELRQLIKNDIPKIQQIAKIMAYFDVLQAFATISEESRYVRPQLNENHTIEVRDGRHPVVERVLKDAQYVENDCIMPDDLSVLLITGPNMSGKSTYMRQMALISVMAQMGCFVPASYANLPIFDQIFTRIGAADDLVSGHSTFMVEMMETNYAIEHATKNSLILLDEIGRGTATFDGMALAQSIIEYVHDEIGAKTLFSTHYHELTQLEKKCAHLENRHVRAKEHEGQLIFMHKVMEGPSDKSYGIHVAEIAKLPKPLITRAKELLHALEQDKLSIHSSSNMQDVEEEKWKIQDQTVNGDDEVKEEESVVNDVMPKVVVPNIEPGQLSLFEKVQRPKKEVPQEISIPQPHPYEEIIKELEAIDLYQLTPMQAMNVMYELKVKMNQRK; encoded by the coding sequence ATGCGCAATAAGAATGAATATACACCGATGATGCAACAATATTTAACGATAAAGGAAAACTATCAAGACGCCTTTGTTTTTTTTAGATTAGGAGATTTTTATGAATTATTTTTTGAGGATGCCCAACTTGCTTCTAAAGAACTAGAAATTGCGTTAACTGGGCGAGAAGCGGGAACGGCGGAGCGCGTCCCTATGTGTGGAGTACCTCATCATTCCGCCGATACTTATATGAACCGCCTCATTGAACGAGGGTATAAGGTTGCCGTTTGTGAACAGGTGGAGGATCCTACGAGTGCGAAGGGTGTTGTTCGTCGAGAGGTCGTTCGATTATTAACCCCTGGAACGGTGATGAATCAAACAGCTTTAAATGAGAAAGAGAATAACTTTATCCTCTCAGTTTTTTCATGTCCAGATGCCTATACGGTGGCATATTGTGATTTATCAACGGGAGAAAATTATGCCATGCGTCTGCCAAAGGAAGACCAGTTATTAGTAGGAGAATTGATTAGTTTAGGGTGTAAAGAAATTGTTGTAGGAGCCGATGTTAATATTCAAATGTTTGATAATTTAAGGGCCCTTAAACACCTTGTTCTATCTATGGAAGAATCGTGTGAAATTCCTATTGAATATCAACTTTTGGCACAGGAAATTAAAGACGAAGGATTAAGAAATGCCTTTGGGCGTTTAATTAATTATTTAACACGGACGCAAAAAGGCGCACTTGGACACTTGCAGCCGATTAGTTTAACAAAAAATGATAGCTATTTAAGCATTGATTATAATTCGCGACGAAATTTAGAGTTGACTGAAACGATTCGTTCGAAAGCACGACAAGGTTCATTACTTTGGTTATTGGATAAAACGAAAACGGCAATGGGGAGCCGACTATTGAAACAATGGATTGAACGTCCGTCTATCGATAAGGGCGTGATCGAAGAACGACTCGATGTGGTTGAAGCTTTTATGAATGATTTTATGTTAAAGGAGGAGCTAAAACAACACCTGGATGAAGTCTACGATTTAGAGCGTGTGTCAGGACGTATTGGTTTTGGAAATGCGAATGCACGAGACCTACTTCAGTTAAATTCATCGCTTTTACAAATTCCAATGATTAAAACGTTATTATCCACATTGCCGATGCCAACGATTCAACAACAATTGGATAAGCTAGAAGATTGTACAGATATAACGTCTGTACTATCGAAGGCGTTGGTCGATAATCCGCCGCTTAGTATTAAAGAAGGTGGGATTATTAAGGAAGGTTATAATGAAACGTTGGATGAATATCGATATATCGTCTCTCACGGAAAAGAATGGATCTTAGCGTTAGAGGCAGCTGAACGTGAGAAAACCGGAATTCGTTCGTTAAAAATCAAGTATAATAAAGTATTTGGTTATTATATTGAAATTAGCAAAGCCAATCTTCATTTAATTCCAGACGATGCTGGATATGAGCGTAAGCAGACGCTTGTGAATGCTGAACGTTTTATTACAAAGGAGTTAAAAGAAAAAGAAAATTTAATTTTAAATGCCGAAGAAAAATCAATCCAGTTAGAATATGAACTGTTTTTAGAATTACGTCAACTCATTAAAAATGATATTCCTAAGATTCAACAGATTGCAAAAATCATGGCATATTTTGATGTTTTACAAGCTTTTGCAACGATTAGTGAAGAAAGTCGATATGTTCGCCCTCAGTTGAATGAAAACCATACTATTGAGGTTAGAGACGGGCGCCATCCTGTGGTTGAACGTGTACTAAAGGATGCGCAATACGTTGAAAATGATTGCATCATGCCCGATGATTTATCTGTGTTATTAATCACGGGACCGAATATGTCGGGGAAATCGACGTATATGCGTCAGATGGCTTTGATTTCTGTTATGGCACAAATGGGGTGCTTTGTTCCGGCCAGCTATGCGAACCTTCCTATTTTTGATCAGATTTTCACTCGCATTGGGGCAGCCGATGACCTAGTTTCGGGACATAGTACGTTTATGGTAGAGATGATGGAAACGAATTATGCGATTGAACACGCGACAAAGAATAGTTTGATTTTATTAGATGAAATTGGACGTGGGACGGCAACCTTTGATGGGATGGCGTTAGCACAGTCAATTATTGAATATGTCCACGATGAAATTGGTGCGAAGACATTATTTTCGACGCATTATCATGAATTAACACAGCTTGAAAAGAAGTGTGCGCATCTAGAAAATCGTCATGTACGTGCTAAGGAGCATGAGGGACAATTAATTTTTATGCATAAGGTGATGGAAGGACCTTCAGATAAAAGTTACGGGATTCATGTGGCGGAAATCGCGAAGTTACCTAAACCACTCATTACGAGAGCGAAAGAGTTATTACACGCCTTAGAACAAGATAAACTATCGATTCATTCTTCGTCTAACATGCAAGATGTTGAGGAAGAAAAATGGAAGATTCAGGATCAAACTGTCAATGGAGATGACGAGGTGAAAGAAGAAGAGTCCGTCGTGAATGACGTGATGCCGAAGGTTGTGGTCCCAAATATTGAACCGGGACAACTTTCTTTATTTGAAAAGGTACAGAGACCGAAAAAAGAGGTTCCTCAAGAAATTTCAATCCCACAACCGCATCCTTATGAAGAGATTATTAAGGAGTTAGAGGCCATCGATTTATATCAATTAACACCGATGCAGGCAATGAATGTCATGTATGAATTAAAAGTGAAAATGAATCAACGAAAGTAG
- the mutL gene encoding DNA mismatch repair endonuclease MutL gives MGKIQRMSDQLANMIAAGEVIERPASVVKELLENAIDAQSTSIEVHLQDSGIRQIKVIDNGEGMNEEDAHLAFERHATSKIKTQYDIFRIQTLGFRGEALPSIASVSDVHVKTSDGVQSGLHLNIKGGNVITSKPGVMRKGTEMEVNHLFFNTPARLKHIKSLNTELSHITDYMNKIALSHPNIAFKLFNNQRLLFQTNGQNNLQSVIASVYGFDIAKKMIPIKAKNDTYEIEGFISDPIINRASRNYITLIVNGRAIRHYPITRSILEAYHTLLPKDKYPIVVLHLTFDPMLVDVNVHPAKLEVRFSQEESLKSFIYTEIKNVLQQVEYIPNPFVKAMTVEPEPRLIQPKLEESVREGEPSSPITVPKSKTSSYQTSTPSVSYVNKSVIRDEENESSGEPLPKSGHSYTPKMVEAKGALPSHQGRIEEESRSKEALQVSVPTKTRDRKLELYYIGQLHGTYLLAQNEEGLFIVDQHAAMERVQYEKNYQLLQDVNGDCIELLIPIVLKYSSDELLLLKDHLSSLLKFGFEIEEFGGQSLVVRTVPVWAQQLDVKLIAETILHQVMLDRRVDIGKLRESVAVMMSCKGSIKANQYINEHEIKELLQSLCYCEQPYTCPHGRPIIVKMTKYEIEKMFKRVM, from the coding sequence ATGGGGAAAATACAACGAATGAGCGATCAATTAGCTAATATGATTGCAGCGGGAGAAGTTATTGAACGTCCCGCTTCAGTTGTTAAAGAGTTACTCGAAAATGCGATTGATGCTCAGAGTACAAGTATTGAGGTTCATTTACAAGATTCAGGAATACGACAAATTAAGGTTATTGATAATGGTGAGGGAATGAATGAGGAAGATGCCCACCTTGCGTTTGAACGCCATGCGACAAGTAAAATTAAAACGCAATATGATATTTTTAGGATTCAAACTCTCGGCTTTCGAGGGGAAGCCTTACCGTCGATTGCCTCAGTTTCCGATGTTCATGTCAAGACGTCCGATGGGGTGCAAAGTGGCTTACATTTAAATATTAAAGGCGGGAACGTGATCACCTCTAAACCGGGGGTGATGCGTAAGGGAACAGAGATGGAGGTTAACCATTTATTTTTTAATACGCCAGCCCGGCTGAAGCATATTAAATCTTTAAATACGGAGCTGAGCCATATCACCGATTATATGAATAAAATTGCGTTATCTCATCCGAATATTGCATTTAAGTTATTTAATAATCAACGATTGTTATTTCAAACAAATGGACAAAACAATCTGCAAAGCGTGATTGCTAGTGTTTATGGATTTGATATTGCAAAGAAAATGATACCGATTAAAGCTAAAAATGATACGTATGAGATTGAAGGCTTTATTAGTGACCCTATTATTAATCGGGCCTCAAGAAATTACATCACGCTTATTGTGAATGGGCGTGCCATCCGTCATTATCCTATCACGCGTTCCATTTTGGAGGCGTACCATACGTTATTACCTAAAGATAAGTATCCGATTGTTGTCCTCCATTTAACTTTTGATCCAATGCTCGTGGATGTGAATGTCCATCCAGCAAAACTAGAGGTGCGATTTTCACAGGAGGAGTCGTTAAAGTCATTTATTTATACAGAGATTAAAAATGTGTTGCAACAAGTAGAATACATTCCGAATCCATTTGTTAAAGCGATGACAGTTGAACCAGAACCACGATTGATTCAACCGAAACTAGAGGAGTCTGTTCGAGAAGGAGAGCCTTCTTCGCCTATCACCGTCCCAAAATCAAAGACGTCTTCTTATCAAACATCGACGCCATCTGTATCGTATGTTAATAAGAGTGTGATTCGGGATGAGGAGAATGAAAGCAGTGGAGAACCCTTACCAAAATCCGGACACTCATATACTCCGAAGATGGTTGAGGCCAAAGGCGCGCTACCTTCACATCAGGGAAGGATAGAGGAAGAATCAAGGTCGAAGGAGGCGCTTCAAGTTTCTGTTCCAACGAAAACACGTGACCGAAAACTTGAGCTTTATTATATTGGGCAATTGCATGGAACCTATTTATTAGCTCAAAATGAAGAGGGATTGTTTATTGTGGACCAACATGCCGCAATGGAGCGTGTTCAGTATGAAAAAAACTATCAACTTCTCCAAGATGTTAATGGGGATTGTATAGAACTTCTTATTCCAATCGTTTTAAAATATTCATCAGATGAGTTACTGTTGCTAAAGGATCATCTATCTTCTCTTTTAAAGTTTGGATTTGAAATTGAAGAGTTTGGCGGCCAATCGTTAGTTGTCCGGACGGTTCCAGTTTGGGCACAACAACTAGATGTTAAATTAATTGCTGAAACGATTCTTCATCAGGTGATGTTAGATCGTCGAGTTGATATTGGAAAATTACGCGAATCGGTGGCGGTGATGATGAGTTGTAAGGGATCGATTAAAGCCAATCAATATATTAATGAGCATGAGATTAAGGAGCTGCTTCAAAGTCTTTGTTACTGCGAACAGCCTTATACGTGTCCGCATGGTCGTCCGATTATAGTAAAAATGACAAAATATGAAATTGAAAAAATGTTTAAACGGGTAATGTAG
- the miaA gene encoding tRNA (adenosine(37)-N6)-dimethylallyltransferase MiaA, protein MDVLCIVGPTAVGKTKMSIELAKRLNGEIISGDSMQIYRTMDIGTAKISVKEREGIVHHLIDEKEPEESYSVADFQRTVRAKIAEIKSRGKLPIIVGGTGLYIKSVLYDYEFVQDADSKDSDPSKYAHLTNDELHAMLKKVDEEGAKAIHPNNRKRVIRALEIYTTSGMKKSEMIEQQEHRLIYDACVIGLTDDRQVLYERINKRVDQMYEEGLVEEVRSLFDRGIPETTQSIRAIGYKELYDYFKGNLSLDESKELIKRNSRRYAKRQYTWFNNQMEVVWFQVNVAAFEKTVDEVLDYLKTR, encoded by the coding sequence ATGGATGTATTATGTATTGTAGGTCCAACGGCGGTTGGTAAAACGAAGATGAGTATTGAGCTTGCTAAACGCCTAAATGGTGAAATAATTAGTGGCGATTCGATGCAAATTTATCGAACAATGGACATTGGAACGGCAAAGATTTCAGTAAAAGAACGAGAAGGAATCGTTCATCATTTGATTGATGAAAAGGAACCGGAGGAGTCTTATTCAGTCGCTGATTTTCAACGGACGGTTCGGGCTAAAATTGCAGAGATTAAATCACGAGGAAAGTTACCTATTATTGTAGGTGGTACGGGACTTTATATAAAAAGTGTATTGTACGATTATGAATTTGTGCAGGATGCTGATTCTAAGGATTCAGACCCGTCAAAATATGCGCACTTAACGAATGATGAGTTACATGCGATGTTAAAAAAGGTAGATGAAGAAGGGGCCAAGGCCATTCATCCGAATAATCGTAAGCGAGTGATTCGAGCGCTTGAAATTTATACGACATCAGGAATGAAAAAGTCAGAAATGATTGAACAACAAGAACACCGACTCATTTATGATGCTTGTGTGATTGGATTAACGGATGATCGGCAAGTTTTATATGAGAGAATTAATAAACGGGTGGATCAGATGTATGAAGAAGGATTAGTTGAAGAAGTGCGTTCGCTCTTTGATCGAGGAATTCCTGAAACCACTCAATCGATTCGAGCGATTGGTTACAAGGAGCTATATGACTATTTTAAAGGGAACCTGTCCCTTGATGAGAGCAAGGAACTAATTAAAAGGAATTCTCGTCGCTATGCGAAACGTCAATATACATGGTTTAATAATCAAATGGAAGTTGTTTGGTTTCAAGTTAATGTAGCAGCATTCGAAAAAACGGTCGATGAGGTTTTAGATTATTTGAAAACGAGATAA